From one Asterias amurensis chromosome 14, ASM3211899v1 genomic stretch:
- the LOC139946814 gene encoding monocarboxylate transporter 13-like, producing the protein MNLRRRNKPTGDVASAQHAPATVDGGWAWMVCFGGHLCVMLSPGYITSLGVLYIEWKQYFALTAAGSSWIVSIPFLVASPLCFISGMIATRFGVRRVAMIGSVINGLATVLGSYSSNVQQLYLCGVMSGIGTTMIVTPAFIILSQYFNDKFALANGIVNVGANVGQMIFSALFRHLVDQYGWRGAMFIFGAIQLNGVAASALFRPLKAKLPVVYENVLEMETLDDADTKQVKDGKETQWQILKRNLMVFRNVPVIMMLLVTSLYACGLMVNLVHIPARAVEGGVSNVQSASLLTMFAVVSLITRATHGWFVDRNYINSFTLQQIVILGSAVATFLNPISDSYAFLVGNSIVVGAFTGIGSPLLIYNVRTLASPAQLPSALSLISAVFFLFAGTGTLIAGEIYDATGNYIAPFLVGGGMYLTAFCIVSLLMFIRRRGRSEVVERQI; encoded by the exons ATGAATCTTAGACGAAGGAACAAACCAACTGGAGATGTAGCCTCTGCTCAACACGCTCCAGCTACTGTAGATGGTGGATGGGCATGGATGGTGTGCTTTGGTGGTCACCTATGTGTGATGTTGTCACCAGGTTATATTACTTCCCTAGGAGTACTCTATATTGAATGGAAACAATACTTTGCATTAACTGCAGCAGGATCTAGCTGGATCGTCAGTATACCATTCCTGGTTGCTAGTCCATTGT GTTTTATAAGCGGTATGATTGCAACCAGGTTTGGAGTGCGTCGAGTAGCTATGATAGGATCAGTAATTAATGGACTTGCCACTGTACTTGGATCGTACTCAAGTAATGTACAACAACTCTACCTATGTGGTGTAATGTCAG GGATAGGAACTACCATGATTGTCACACCGGCGTTTATAATACTGTCCCAATACTTTAATGACAAGTTTGCACTTGCCAATGGGATTGTGAACGTAGGGGCCAATGTTGGTCAGATGATCTTCTCTGCGTTGTTTCGTCATCTTGTAGATCAATATGGATGGAGAGGCGCTATGTTTATATTTGGAGCAATTCAGCTAAATGGCGTCGCTGCCAGTGCTCTTTTTAGACCCTTGAAGGCTAAACTTCCTGTAGTTTATGAAAATGTTTTAGAAATGGAGACACTTGACGATGCAGACACTAAACAAGTAAAAGATGGAAAGGAAACTCAATGGCAAATCCTAAAGAGAAATTTGATGGTTTTTCGAAATGTACCGGTCATTATGATGCTTCTAGTTACCAGCCTGTATGCATGTGGTTTGATGGTCAACCTCGTGCATATACCTGCACGGGCAGTGGAGGGCGGGGTGTCAAATGTCCAGAGTGCTTCACTACTTACAATGTTTGCAGTTGTGTCTTTGATCACCAGAGCAACCCATGGTTGGTTTGTAGATCGAAACTACATCAACTCCTTCACTCTACAACAGATTGTAATCTTAGGCAGCGCTGTGGCAACTTTCTTAAACCCTATATCAGACAGTTATGCATTCTTGGTTGGTAACTCTATAGTTGTCGGTGCATTCACTGGCATTGGTTCTCCTTTATTGATATATAATGTGAGAACTTTGGCAAGCCCTGCTCAACTACCCTCAGCTCTCAGCTTGATTTCAgcggtgttttttctcttcGCGGGAACTGGAACACTGATTGCAG GTGAGATCTATGACGCAACAGGGAACTACATAGCTCCTTTCTTGGTTGGAGGTGGAATGTATCTGACAGCCTTTTGTATTGTATCCTTGTTGATGTTCATACGTCGACGGGGTCGGAGTGAAGTTGTCGAACGGCAGATTTAA